From the Solanum lycopersicum chromosome 10, SLM_r2.1 genome, one window contains:
- the LOC101248624 gene encoding exopolygalacturonase-like, producing MTSKCCFTIGVILGLVFVCTNAQEKVFNVLSYGAKADGMTDDSEAFLNGWRDACIWNGNGTLLIPSGVYMINGAVFKGPCNGSVTTFEMKGVIKAPTDPNIFCNTGSWIAFQYIHGLDIKGHGTFDGQGDCAWGKHQCETLPHTLALNFVHNFVVHDIHSINSKGVHVKVFQSNNARFRHVQIAAPENSPNTDGIHISYSTNMHIADSNIGTGDDCISIIDGSQSINITGITCGPGHGISIGSLGKLSKPKIVKDIHVKNCTLINTQNGVRIKSWASTITGMATNIIFDDITIIKASNPIIIDQHYCPERNCSGSTQESCVQIKDVTFNNIRGSSSSKAAVSLDCSATYPCKGIMLNDINLEYDAPDGPAISTCAHANGKATGTELPPSCLN from the exons atgacttCAAAGTGTTGTTTCACAATAGGCGTTATATTAGGCCTTGTTTTTGTATGCACAAATGCTCAAGAAAAGGTCTTCAATGTCCTTTCTTATGGTGCTAAAGCAGATGGAATGACGGACGATAGTGAG GCATTTTTGAATGGTTGGAGGGATGCATGCATATGGAATGGAAACGGGACATTGTTGATACCTTCAGGGGTATATATGATAAATGGTGCAGTCTTTAAAGGACCATGTAATGGATCTGTTACGACCTTTGAAATGAAAGGAGTTATTAAAGCTCCAACTGATCCTAATATATTCTGCAATACTGGTTCTTGGATTGCTTTTCAATATATTCATGGCTTAGATATTAAAGGACATGGAACATTTGATGGACAAGGGGATTGTGCTTGGGGAAAACATCAATGTGAAACTCTTCCCCAT ACACTTGCATTAAATTTCGTCCATAATTTCGTGGTGCATGACATACATTCAATCAATAGCAAGGGTGTACACGTCAAAGTCTTTCAATCCAATAATGCCAGATTTAGGCATGTTCAAATAGCGGCGCCAGAAAACAGCCCTAACACCGATGGTATTCATATAAGCTACTCAACAAACATGCATATCGCCGATTCAAATATTGGAACTGGAGATGATTGTATATCTATTATCGATGGTAGTCAAAGCATCAACATtactgggatcacttgtggCCCTGGCCATGGAATAAGCATCGGTAGCTTAGGTAAACTATCTAAACCTAAAATTGTGAAGGATATACATGTCAAAAATTGCACTTTGATCAACACTCAAAATGGGGTGAGAATTAAGAGTTGGGCCTCAACGATAACCGGTATGGctacaaatataatatttgatgaTATTACCATTATAAAAGCCTCGAATCCTATAATAATCGATCAACATTATTGTCCGGAGAGAAACTGTAGCGGTAGCACACAG gaAAGTTGTGTGCAAATCAAGGATGTGACATTCAATAACATAAGGGGATCTTCAAGTTCAAAAGCAGCAGTTAGTTTAGATTGTAGTGCTACATATCCTTGTAAAGGAATTATGCTTAATGATATCAACTTGGAATATGATGCCCCTGATGGTCCTGCAATATCAACATGTGCTCATGCCAATGGAAAAGCAACAGGCACCGAATTACCTCCAAGTTGTTTAAATTAA